DNA from Synechococcus sp. CBW1108:
ACCACCTTGAAGCGGCCCCTGGGCACCACGGGCAGGCCGTCGGCCGAAAGGGGCGCCCCGGAGGTGGGAAAAGAAATCTGGGCCAAAGGGGCACTGGAGACGGCATCCAGATCGCCCTCGCCGAGGGCCGGCCCGGTCTGGTTGGCCAGGCCGGGGAGCTCCATGCGCCAGCGGTCGCGGGCGGTGCCCACCAGGCGCAGGCCGGCGGGTTCCAGCTGGGTGCCCGGGGCGAATTCGAGCACCAGGCGGGTGGTGAGGCCATCAGAGCGGCCGATGCGCACCTCGCGCAGGGCACCACTGCCCCGGAGGGTGCGGGAGCGGGAGGGGGCCCCGGGCAGATCCACCCAGACCCTCGGCCCCCGCAGCCCCGTGCCGGCCTCAAAGAAGGCCTGGGGGCGCACGTCTAGGGCGGTGCGCAGCTCCAGCTGGCCCTCCCGGGTCACCCGCCAGGCGGCCAGGGAGGAGGCCCAGGCGGGCAGATCGGCCAGAACCACAGCGAGGGCAGTCAGGGCCGCTGCCCAGAACGCTGGTTTTGACTTGACTCGACTGGACCCGCGCATCAAGAAGTAGCGCATCAAAAAGTTCAGAACAGGGCCGGGCGGCGATGTTGGAGGCTGGGCATCTGGGCCCGCACCCGGCCGCCGTGGCCCGCATCGATCGGCGCCACCGCCGATCCCACCGCCACCCCGGCGTCAGCCAGCACGGTGCCCCAGGGGTCGATCACCAGGGAGTGGCCGTGGCACTGGCGCCGGCCGTAGTGGAGGCCCGTCTGGGCGGGAGCGACCACATAGGCCGTGTTTTCGATGGCCCTGGCCTGCAGCAGCACCTGCCAATGGTCCTTGCCGGTGAAGGCAGTGAAGGCGGCGGGCACCATCAGCACCTCCGCCCCGGCGCCGGCGAGATGGCGGTAGAGCTCCGGGAAGCGCACGTCGTAGCAGATCGAGAGGCCGATGCGACCCAGGCCCGGCACCTCCACCACCGGCGGCAACTGGCTGCCGGGCTGCACCGTCAGGGATTCGCGGTAGGTGTTGCCATCAGGCAGATCCACATCGAAGAGGTGGATCTTGTCGTAGCGGGCCAGCAGCTGGCCCTCGGTGCCCACCAGCTCGGCGCGGTTGAAGGTTTTGCCCGCTCCGGCCGGCACCGGGAAGCCCCCGCCCAGCAGGGTCACCTGGTAGCGGCGGGCCATCGTCACCAGAAAGCGGCTGCAGCGCTCCGCCAGGGCCGGGGCCAGCTCCAGGCGCCGGCTGTCCTCGCCCATGAAGGCAAAGTTTTCAGGTAGCCCCACCAGTTCGGCACCGCGGCGGGCGGCCAGCTCGATCTGTTCTTCGGCCGCCACAAAATTGGCATCCGGATCAGGGGTGCTGGTGAGCTGCACAGCTGCCGCCAGAAAACTGCCCACCGATTGCCCAGAACGAACGGCCGAACTGTAAGGGAAATGGCCGATTCGGCCAGACCACCAAGCAGGGCCTCAGCTGGCCTTCAGCACGCCGGGTTCGGCCTGGACGGGCACGATCTGGAGGCTGTCGACCGAGGCGCAACAGGCGAAGTCGGCGTCGTGGTTGCCAATGCCCATCAGGCGCTGGCCGTGGCTGGCGGCGCGCAGACACCCTTCGGTGTCCTGGCCCCACTGGTGCCAAACCGCCAGGGCCACATACATTTCATCGTTGGCGATGCGGGCCGGCCTCTGGCTGGCCGCACCGATTGCAAGCAGGGCAGCGGCCACGGACCCGGCAGCAAGGCTGTCTTCGAGGGAATAATCCCCTTCCCAGCCACTGCCCACGATCCAGACTTTTTCACATTCCTTCTGCCAAAGGCTTCTTGCCACGGCGGTGCGATTCGGAAGGCAAGCGGTGAGAAGCAGGGGCACGGCTTTCACCGCTGCCAAGGAGCGGGTGCCGTTGGTGGTGCTCATGAAAATTCGCTTGCCTGAAACCAGCTCCGGCGTGATCGCAACCGGAGAATTGCCCAGGTCATAGCCATCAATGCGTTTCCCCCCCCGCTCCCCTGCCCGCAAACGGGATTGCTCCGGCCAGGCACTGGCCGCTGCTTCGAGTTTGGCGAGATCGGCAAAAGCCTCAACGGCCTCCGCCCCCCTCTCGAGGGAAAAGGCAATGGTGGTGGTGGCGCGCAGCACGTCGATCACGACGGCCGCATCGGGGCCGCCCTCGGCAGGGGGCACCACCTCGGGAACCGTTTCTGAAGTCGCGAAGTAGGAGATCTGCACCGGCACCGCCAGGGGAGGGTGCGCCACAGTAGGAAGCACCGGTCAAACCTGATGGCAGCCACGGCGCCCCCCCAGCGCAGTCGCCGAGATCTACGCGGCTTTATTGAGCTCCTGGATTCCCGCGGCGCCCTGCGGCGGATCAGCGCCCCGGTGGATCCGGATCTGGAGCTGGCGGCGATCGCCGATCGGGTGCTAGCCGCCGGCGGGCCGGGATTGTTGTTTGAAAACGTGACCGGCTCATCGATGCCGGTGGCGGTGAACCTGCTCGGCACCCAGGAGCGGGTGCTCTGGAGCCTGGACATGGAGCGGCCCGAAGAGCTCGAAGCCCTGGGCGAGCGGCTTGCCCTACTGCAGCAACCCCGTCCCCCCAAGGGGGCCCGGGAGGCGGTGCGCTTTGGCTCGGTGCTGCTGGATGTGCTGAGGGCCCGGCCCGATCTCGATCTCACGCCCCCCTGCCGCCAGGAGGTATTTAAGGGGGAGGCGGTGAACCTCGATGCCCTGCCACTGCTGCGCCCCTGGCCCGGAGATGGCGGCCGGATCATCACCCTGGGGCTGGTGATCACCAAAGACCCCGAAACCGGCACGCCAAACGTGGGGGTGTACCGGCTGCAGCAGCAGAGCATCAACACCATGACGGTGCACTGGCTGAGCGTGCGCGGCGGTGCCCGCCACCTGCGCAAGGCCGCAGCCATGGGCAAAAAATTGGAGATCGCCATCGCCATCGGCGTGCATCCGTTGCTGGTGATGGCTGCGGCCACGCCGATCCCCGTGCAGCTAAGCGAATGGCTGTTTGCCGGGCTCTATGCCGGTGAAGGCGTGCGCCTGGCCAGGTGCAAAACGGTGAACCTGGAGGTGCCCAGCCACAGCGAGGTGGTGCTCGAAGGCACGATCACCCCGGGAGAAGAACTGGCCGATGGCCCCTTCGGCGACCACATGGGCTTCTACGGAAGCGTGGAGGATTCGCCCCTGGTGCGGATCCAGTGCGTCACCCAGCGGCGCAATCCGATCTACTTCACCACCTTCAGCGGCCGGCCCCCCAAGGAAGACGCCATGCTGGCCATCGCCCTGAACCGGATCTACACGCCAATCCTGCGCCAGCAGATCCCGGAGATCGTGGATTTCTTCCTGCCGATGGAGGGGCTCAGCTACAAGCTGGCCGTGATCGCCATCGATAAGGCCTATCCGGGCCAGGCCAGGCGAGCGGCGTTGGCCTTCTGGAGTGCCCTTCCCCAGTTCACCTACACCAAGTTTGTGGTGGTGGTCGACAAGGCAATCAACATCCGTGATCCGCGCCAGGTGATCTGGGCGATCAGCGCCCAGGTGGATCCCCAGCGGGATTTGTTTGTGCTCGAAAACACTCCATTTGACATGCTCGATTTCGCCAGCGAAAGGCTGGGTCTGGGCGGCCGCCTGGCGGTCGATGCCACCACCAAGATCGGGCCCGAGAAGCGCCACCCCTGGGGCGAGCCCCTGGGGCGTTCAGAGGAGCTGGAGGCCCGCATCGACAGCCGCTGGGTTGAGCTGGGGCTGGCCGACATCGGCACCAGGGATCCCGATCCGGCCCTATTCGGCTACACCCTCGAATACGTGCTGGAGCGGCTGGCGGGGCAGACCTGATGCTCAGTAAGCAGGCAAACCATGCCCTCAAGGCCCTGCTGGAGATGGCTGCCGAACCGGAGCGCTGGCTCTCCACCCATGAGCTGGCGATCGCCCAGCAATTGCCGGAACCCATGCTGGAGCAAATCCTGCTGCGGCTGCGGCGGGCGGGGGTGCTGGTGGCCCGACGGGGGCGGCGTGGGGGCTACCGGCTGGCTTGCAGCCCCGGCGAGCTGTCGCTGGCGGCGGTGCTTATAGGACTGGGGGAAGCGGTTGGCGCCAGGGGCCAGACCGAAACCACCGCTACCGACAAGGTGACCGGAGCCCTGGAGCGGAGCTTGGACCGGGCCCAGCTCCAAGCTCTCGAAGAGCTCAGACTGGAAGACCTTCTCTTTGACCTGCGCAGCGCCGAAGCTGGCGCCACCAGTGAGGCGGGACTGCTGCTGGGGTGAACGGCGAAGATCCTTTACAAACCGTCAGTATCCGAGGACACCCTGAGCAGCGGCTCACAACGGCAGACGCGCCAACCACTCCCCTGCCGGCTCCACAAACACCGCTCCGCGCTGCTCCTGCTGGCGGCCATCCCGGACGAGCTGCACCACCTCGGCCTCGGGAAACTGAAGCACAAAGCGCGGCAAGGTTAGCTGTTCGCCAACTTGAGCTCCACTGGGAGTTTGCGGAAAAACGCAAGCGCCAAGGGCTGTTTTTTCAGCAAACTCCTAGCCGTCAGGCCTCTGGCTAGCAGTAGGAGCTCCACTGCATCCTGAAACTGGGGGGGGGGTGCTGTACCAGCCGGTAAGCGCAACTTTCCAGCAGAGGTTGGAATGCCATGCATACGACGCAACCATTTTTCGATGGTGCTACTGCTGCGGATAAGACTGCGTCTACGCCCAGGGGCCGACGAGCTCTTAGCATGATCAAAGAGTGCAATCAGAGAAAGACAAGCAAGGCGAGCAAAAACAGCCTGTATAGTGTAAGGTGGTTGAAGCCATAAGTTAAAAATGGGTATCACTGGAAAACTTGAAATAGCAAAAAATTTACCCTTTGCGCTTCTTATTTATACATTAATCCCAAAATTTCTTGGGGTGGAGCTTCCCGTTAGCGATTCATTCCATGTAGGGGAGTATTTCGCAGCCGCAACCACTCTTTGGAACGAACCGGCAAGCAGCCCGCTAACTATCCACGGAGGATGGGATTTTATTCCGGCCATTGCGGCAAGGTGGCTGGCCGGCGGAGAAAACTACTTCTATCCAACAATTTACCTTACTGAGTCCGTGGCTCCAGCGCTTGCAGCTGGAATACTACTGTTATTACTAACAAGAATCTTGAGGGGGAAAATTAATTGGCCCACTATTATATTCTTAAGTATTGCCGCAATTGCAGCACCTTATCTTGTCGGCATTAGGGACCTATTTCTAATTGCGACCTGCTGGATTTTGTACGAGTTTATGACTCAGAAGCTTTCAATAAGAAGTAGAAAAATTGCAGTCCTCCTCGTAATAATATCGTCTCTTGGGGTTGTGTGGTCATTCGAACGAGGGATCGCTGGCGTTGTCACCGTTCTTACTACACTCTTGAGCGCCTCATACTTCGAAAAGAAGGCAATCTATTTGAAAACTAGTAGTCTAGTCGTGATTGGCGCCTCCTTAATTATTGCAATCGCGCAGCTAAGCGGAACAATGGAGTATTTCTATAATTTATTTTTTCTCGCCCAGATATCTAGTCAATGGCGATATGTGTTTGGACAAATTGTAATAAGAGATTCACTGCTGGGCATCGTATTTGTGGCCACCACGATAGCAGCCACTATCAGTTCAAACAAATCTGAGAATAGAGGCTATCTTTCCCCGTACTGGCTGGGCATTGCCGCATGTGCATTGATGATGCTAAGAATTGGGACAAACAGAGCAGACATGGGTCACGTAGTGATGGCCATGTGGGCTCCGTTAATACTTACTGCCTATTCGTATTCAACAAGAAAAGAATCGTCAGACAAACCTTCAATCGCAGTAACTCTATCAGTATTTTCAATTGTTGCCTATTTTAGCTGGTATTATGCTTACAAATGGGGAGCCATGCCTCTCCCGGTACTTGCGATATCCTTTTCATCATCATTTATGTGGCTGCAACAACTCGGCAAGAAATACAGAATCAGGGTATTTTTGACAAGTATTTCACTGTGGATTATCTTGCTTTCTTTGGCGGAATCAACATGGACTCAAGCATTAGCGGCCAAAGGTGTTATGAAAGGAAGAATAGTAACTCCCTTAGAATATCTATACAAAGGGGTTTCCTATTCTCGAGTGGCAGATCCAGGCAATGCTTGGGCAGCAAAATCAATACGGGATAGTCATTCTAAGTGCTTGCTTGACATGACAAACAGTGGCATTATAAACGCAGGAGCTGACTTGCCAACTTGTATACAGGTATCTTATCCGGTATACGCGACAAAATCATTTGAGGAAAAGATTTTACGCGAGATTGCAGATATGAAAGCTAATGCAATTGTCTATTCTACTGAGAATTGGCAGTATTTTGTCCATGGCAAGGACATGAAGGTGAGATTTCCAATGGTTGATGAATTTTTAATCAGTAATTATCCAGAAATAGAGTGCAGAGAGAAATATTGCATTCGGAGCAAAAAGACTATGGATTAAATTTACCAAAGCAAGCATGAAGCAGCGTCCTGATTAAACCTATGCTACCTCTAAACGAGGAGATCTTTGTAGGAGCTTTTCCCTTTGGATATAGCCTGCTGGCAGGGGTCTCGATACATTTTAAGCCAAGCTTGGGGATTCGATACGATAGGTAGGCAAGTAACTCATAATCTTTAAAGATTCTCCTAAATGGTTTAACTCTTGGATCTAGTAAGCCTTTTCGGCTATAGGCTCGGAAGCCTTGGGTGGTATCTGTCCAATGAAAGCCGGAGCAGATTGAAAGCAGGGGAGCATGTATCAAGCGGATTGCTAAGTACCTGAGAAAGGGAGTATTTCGATGTCGGCCACCTTTGATAAACCGAGAAGCCTGAATAAAATCATACCCCTTCCGTGCCAGACTTATAAATTCACGTATCGTCTGTGGATCGTCTTTGTTGTTTCCATCTATCGTTACTATCCCATCGTAGTCACCCAGCAACGAAAATGCATAGGCAACACGAAGCTGGGAGCTTAGTTTCCCCGGACCAATCTTCGTTAGCAAACCTCGAATGGAATGGGCGCGCAAATAGGCTTGTTCTAATGAGTCATCAGTGCTTCCACCATCCACAATGATGACATCCGCAATGGAATAAATACTACTCTCCTTGAGCCGCCGAACGAATTGACGAATTCGTTCGCCTTCGTTAATGACTGGAACAACAACGCAATAATCACTCGTTTTCCCATCCCAATATTCAATTCGAAACTCAGGAACTTCCCAATCAGGAGGAAAATTAGCTCGTATCTGCTCGACTTGGGTAAATTGATTAGATACCATTTCAGCGTGCACCTGCTGTCAGCAGAATAACGCCAAAAACAATAAAGCCAAGGCCCGCAACCATGGCTGGACGCAGAGCTTCATCAAGCACCACCACAGACAGAACAGCTACAGAAGCGATGGCACCGGATGTCAAGGTTGGGTGGGCAACGTTCAGTGGGAAGAACTTTAGGGCAATCGCATAGAGAACAAATGCTGCACCATACAAAAAGATGCCCAAGAGCAAGGGCCAATTTTCAAGTGCTGTCCAAGGAGCATTAAGGGATGGAAGTCTGAAAGGAGGCTGCATAGCGAGTTTGATCAACAAGCTCGCAGAGGCATTGGATGCGATTCCAAAGAAGAGAACAAGCCATTTCATAAATTTAATCGTCTACTGCACTAGTTCCGTAACAAGCAACGACGAACTCAACCGAAGCTTCTACTGCAGCAATGGGATCATCGGTGCTGGTGGTAAGCATCTCAATGGTAACAGGGGCATCAGATAGGAACTCATGTAGAGCAGTAGCAGATGCTGTGTGGTCTGTTGCACCTGTACCTACGGGAACCAGCTGGGGTTCGCTTGCATGAACATGACCGATAAGACTCCAAAATTTGCTGCAGATCGTAGATGGAATCTCACGATTAATGGACAGAGCACCTGTGTCGAATTGCATCTTAATAGACGGATGGGCAACTGCTTCGACAACCGCCGCAGTGTCCACGCTGGAGGTCATGAAGTTTGATCCATAGCACTCTGGATTCGGCTCAAGGCAGATAGTGACTTCATAACGATGTGCAATGTCTCCCAAGCGCCTGAAAAAAGATGTAGCCTTATCAAAGGCTTGTTGATCTGACAGGCCAGAACGATCTCGATTACGCGGCGAGCCAAAGACCAGTCGACGGGCGTTCAAGGCATCGCCAATCCTGCAAACATCTTGAAGGTGCTCCAACATTCGTTGTTGAATCACAGGCTCGGAAAAGAGATTCAAGCCTTGCGTGCCGTAGAGCAGCGACTGCATGCCAATAATCTCGATACCTCGCTCTGACCACCAACTGCTTACCCTCTCGACCTGCTCTGGTCTCACCGCTGCGAAATCGGAGAAGTATTTCCCAGGGGCAATATCGATGGCATCAATGCCATGACGCTGAAGGATTGCGCAGACTTGCTCATCGTGAGTCGTTTCCCAGGCGACGTTGGAGATGGAGATTCTCACTCATTTTCTCCAGTTACAGGGGCATCTCTTAGCTCAGTTTGGGCGTAAGACCGTACTGCCTGCAGGGTCTCTCGTTTACTGTAGGTATATCGTCCGCAACCACCCATTTGTGCAGCGTATGCGGTCTGGAAGTCGTACGAAAGTGGATACTCCACGGCATGATTTTCAAAGGCTATTCCAAAACCATCCTCACTGACCTCGCTTACGCTGATGGGCTCAGCAGTTAGATGAACCAGTTTCAAATCTAAAGCCATTACGCGTTGTAGATCAGCCCATAAGTTGACCATAGGATAAAATTGGAAGACACCCCGGCTATCTACCTTCGATATTTCATTTTGATGATAGATGTCATAAATAATATTCTTTCTTAGCCCAGGCCCTACTAGGCCGGGCAGGCGAACAATAAAAGTTGACGGGAACTGCTGCTCAGCAAACTCCTCTAATTCGCGACGATTGAGGCCATAGGGATGAAGGCCGACTGTTTCCACAGATGAAAATTCGTCAACACCCAACGGATCAAGAAATACATCTACCGTACTTATCAGGACAAATCTGCGACATCGCACAGACGAGAGAGCGCTGATCAGCTTCCCAATTTTGGCACGATCCTCCTCGGGCTGCTGGTTCGCCAACCATTTCTTTGCTGATGCACCAGCACACACCAGCAAGTCAAAATCTTGATTGGCAATGCTATCAATGTCCGAGGATCGGAAGAAGGAATCAAAGCGATGCTGCTTCTTCAGCGTTGTACCCACAAACCCAGTATGGCCAATAAGACCACGGCGACCTAGGGCATTCATGCTCATCACCGCAACCTCGGAAGCTCGTCGATCGACTCCAGTATATCGTAGATGTTATCTAACTTGCCACCAAGCACAGAATATAGTCCTGAAGTCAAGGTGGATTCGCGAAAAAGGATGGGCCTTCCATCATCTGACTCATTCTTTTCAAGAACAGTCTTCACCTCAAATAGCGACTCGCGATATCTTGATTTGGCAAGTGCAGGTAGATAGCGGGACGCATCGCGGATCATACGATCAACGCGTGTCTTGAGCTCTGACTGACCAAGGACTTCGTAAGGTGAAAGACCGTGCTGATCGACCCAGAATGAATGGGGAGTGTAGCGCACATGAGAAAGGCTGTGGCAATCCTTTGCAGGAAAGGGCATGGTGGAAAAAAAAGGGCCATCCATCACTGTCACCCCGATATGCTCTAGCTCAGGTGGAGGGTCAATCAAAGCAAGTTCTGCAATTTCATGCTTGAGGCGAAGACGACCAGATCCTTGGTCAACCTCAACTTGAGAGAGACCGCTATAGGTGCAGTTAAAAGCAATCGAATAAGACCTACTCTCTAAAGCTCCTGTACGTTCACGGGTGGAAACCCTAACAGTGTTCCCTAGATCCGATGAAGGATCAACAACCAAGTGTCCAATATGACAAATGACTCCTGCTTTTACCAACTCGCAATCGGCCCAACTTCGAAGCTTTTGTGCATCAAATGCATATTCCTGAACTTTGTAAACTGCCTCAATCAATGATGGGTTGAAAAGTTGGCTGATCTCAGGTTCAGCTTCTTGCATCGGGGCGCCAATCTGATCACAAAATCGTCTAAACTGAAGGGGAGTGATCTTAGAATTACGCCTGGATAGAGCATAATATTTCTGAAAATCAGTATAAATGCAGTCGGTCCAATCTGAACAAAATCGTGTAAGGTTTTGCCGGCTTCGAAAGGCTGTCGTAAAGCTGCGTGGATAGTGGTAACCGCCATGAACTCGTGCTTGGTTGACAAATGAAGCCCTTGAAAGTAAAATTAACTCCCTTTCATAAATTTCGACAATCTCAACCCTCCTGACAAGCTTGAGATACAACGCGATGACGACCCCATAAAAGCCTCCACCTATGACGCAAGCACTTTCAGCGGCCATCTGCGTTAGGGCAATCTAGGATTTGAAAAGAGATTTCTGTGCTTTAGACAAAATCGAGCCTTCAACTTCTACGTTTAAGCGATCTTTTCTGGTCAGCCTGGCAGATGTGAATTCATCTGCAATGTAATAAGAAGGTCCTGAGTTTGCCTTCCGGGAAATCTCAAGCACGTATTCTGATAATACAAGCAATACAAGTGAGATCAGGAAAAACATGCCAGATTGTTGCATGGAGAGGCTGACCCAGCCAGGGGCAATATCCTCCTTAAATGCCCAGATGAATACAACGTAAATTGAATAGATTAAACTTGCCAATGCGCCTACTGAGGACAGGTTGGTCGCAAGCCGCATTGGACTCCCGCTCGAAGAAGTGACTAACCGTATACCCCTAGATAGGCTTTCACGCAACTTAATCGTGCTTGCGTTGCTCCGGTGGGTACGAATTAAGAATGAAGTGCGCTTAAAGCCTGTCGTAGAAGGAAGATTTCTGAACTTGATTTGTGGATCAGAGAACTGCAGCAGATAGTTGACGACTCGCCTATTAACTGCGATCAGGCTTGTTGAATACGAATCAAGATCTAGGCCGGTTGAGAGTTTTGTAACTGAACCAAAAGCGCGATACAGCACTGTCCTCGGCAAGCTTCTGCGTCCTTTAGGGAAAGTCCGCATTGTAAATACTATATCATTGCCATCGGCAGCCTCCCTAGTCAAGGGCTCAAGTTGCTCTAAATCTCCATGGCGCGGGTCGAAACAGATAACAATGTCTCCAATACTATTTTCAACACCTACCCATCGCGCCGTTAAATCATCTACACGCCCGGCTAGGGTATAAACCTGCAAATTTGCCTCCCCGCCTTCTGCAGTCAGTTTTCGCAGAATATTGGATGTTGAATCAGTCGACCCATTATCTACGATGACAATTTCGTAATCAGATACAAATTGGGACACAACTGTCCCGGTAAGACGGATGACGTCTTTTATTCGATCGGCATAATTTTGCGCGACGATGACAATGCTAAGAAATATTGGGATTTCGGTTGATCTCATGGTCCTGAATGTGCGGCTAAATCAGTAGGCATTTGGCATGAACAGCTCAGGAGATCTTCCCAACACTATCACAACTTAGCTCATTGCATTCTTGCCCTCCATATGCTTCAGCTCGCCGCGGTAAATTTTTCTGATAAAAGCAAGTATCTCTGAAATGCCCGGCTAAATAAGCCAAGACAAATTGGGCTGGCGGCCCTAGGTATCCGCCAAACAATCTGGCTGAGGGGCCCGACTACGACTTTAGCCCGGATATTTCCAGCGATCAGGTATTCAAAATCCACATACCAAAGAGCTAATCGCTACGGCAAAGAAGGTTGTAAAGGCCTGCTTCGACAACGCCCCTTCAACTGAACCCGGACGTTGCGATCAACCATTTAGAAACTGCAGTGCCTTTGCTCGCAATTCTCGGTGTCGGTTCCCTAGTGAGCCCCTTTAGGGTCTGCGTTTGGCTCCAGAGCGATGTGGTTGAGCAGGGTGGTGGTGAAGGCAAACAGCAGAAAGGGAAATCACAGTACCATAATTCTCCACAACCCACCCCACCAGGGCAAAGATTGCTTTGCTGGTCGCCACCAGGGGCAGGCCGGCAGCCAGGTTGGCGAAGATCACCACCATCCAGCTCTGGATCTGGCCAGAGATGTCGCCAAAGGTCTGGGTGTAGGGGGCTCCATGGCGCTCCCAGCAGGTGGCGGGATTCTCTACCCACCTAAGCTGGCACTTGGGATCTTTTCTGGCCTGCTCAAGACAAGTGCTGAGATCAGCCCGCTGTCTACGGGTGCTAGTTGGCTTGGTGGCACTCCCAGAGGCGCCGGCAGGTGCCGCCAGACTCGGCGAGCAGCTCGAGGTGGGAAGCTAATATTTTAGCTGAAAAGCAAGTTTTAAGCATACACCAATCGGCTTTATTGACGTCGAGCAGGTATTTCTATGCCGCTGGAGTGTGAATTTCACCGTTCCTGGATGCGCCCTTCGCTTC
Protein-coding regions in this window:
- a CDS encoding N-acetylmuramoyl-L-alanine amidase — its product is MRYFLMRGSSRVKSKPAFWAAALTALAVVLADLPAWASSLAAWRVTREGQLELRTALDVRPQAFFEAGTGLRGPRVWVDLPGAPSRSRTLRGSGALREVRIGRSDGLTTRLVLEFAPGTQLEPAGLRLVGTARDRWRMELPGLANQTGPALGEGDLDAVSSAPLAQISFPTSGAPLSADGLPVVPRGRFKVVIDPGHGGPDPGAIGIGGLRETDVVLDICLQMARLLQARGVQVLMTRTSEVDVDLPPRVSLANSSGADLFVSVHANALSMARPDVNGIETFYFEGAGASARRLAAALQQQMLAISPGSPDRGVRTGRFFVIRRTVMPSALVEMGFLTGAIDSRRLADASFRRRMALALSAGVLNALRESR
- a CDS encoding carbon-nitrogen hydrolase family protein, with product MGSFLAAAVQLTSTPDPDANFVAAEEQIELAARRGAELVGLPENFAFMGEDSRRLELAPALAERCSRFLVTMARRYQVTLLGGGFPVPAGAGKTFNRAELVGTEGQLLARYDKIHLFDVDLPDGNTYRESLTVQPGSQLPPVVEVPGLGRIGLSICYDVRFPELYRHLAGAGAEVLMVPAAFTAFTGKDHWQVLLQARAIENTAYVVAPAQTGLHYGRRQCHGHSLVIDPWGTVLADAGVAVGSAVAPIDAGHGGRVRAQMPSLQHRRPALF
- a CDS encoding 2-phosphosulfolactate phosphatase family protein: MQISYFATSETVPEVVPPAEGGPDAAVVIDVLRATTTIAFSLERGAEAVEAFADLAKLEAAASAWPEQSRLRAGERGGKRIDGYDLGNSPVAITPELVSGKRIFMSTTNGTRSLAAVKAVPLLLTACLPNRTAVARSLWQKECEKVWIVGSGWEGDYSLEDSLAAGSVAAALLAIGAASQRPARIANDEMYVALAVWHQWGQDTEGCLRAASHGQRLMGIGNHDADFACCASVDSLQIVPVQAEPGVLKAS
- a CDS encoding UbiD family decarboxylase is translated as MAATAPPQRSRRDLRGFIELLDSRGALRRISAPVDPDLELAAIADRVLAAGGPGLLFENVTGSSMPVAVNLLGTQERVLWSLDMERPEELEALGERLALLQQPRPPKGAREAVRFGSVLLDVLRARPDLDLTPPCRQEVFKGEAVNLDALPLLRPWPGDGGRIITLGLVITKDPETGTPNVGVYRLQQQSINTMTVHWLSVRGGARHLRKAAAMGKKLEIAIAIGVHPLLVMAAATPIPVQLSEWLFAGLYAGEGVRLARCKTVNLEVPSHSEVVLEGTITPGEELADGPFGDHMGFYGSVEDSPLVRIQCVTQRRNPIYFTTFSGRPPKEDAMLAIALNRIYTPILRQQIPEIVDFFLPMEGLSYKLAVIAIDKAYPGQARRAALAFWSALPQFTYTKFVVVVDKAINIRDPRQVIWAISAQVDPQRDLFVLENTPFDMLDFASERLGLGGRLAVDATTKIGPEKRHPWGEPLGRSEELEARIDSRWVELGLADIGTRDPDPALFGYTLEYVLERLAGQT
- a CDS encoding Rrf2 family transcriptional regulator — its product is MLSKQANHALKALLEMAAEPERWLSTHELAIAQQLPEPMLEQILLRLRRAGVLVARRGRRGGYRLACSPGELSLAAVLIGLGEAVGARGQTETTATDKVTGALERSLDRAQLQALEELRLEDLLFDLRSAEAGATSEAGLLLG
- a CDS encoding glycosyltransferase family 2 protein, which produces MHAEMVSNQFTQVEQIRANFPPDWEVPEFRIEYWDGKTSDYCVVVPVINEGERIRQFVRRLKESSIYSIADVIIVDGGSTDDSLEQAYLRAHSIRGLLTKIGPGKLSSQLRVAYAFSLLGDYDGIVTIDGNNKDDPQTIREFISLARKGYDFIQASRFIKGGRHRNTPFLRYLAIRLIHAPLLSICSGFHWTDTTQGFRAYSRKGLLDPRVKPFRRIFKDYELLAYLSYRIPKLGLKCIETPASRLYPKGKAPTKISSFRGSIGLIRTLLHACFGKFNP
- a CDS encoding sugar phosphate isomerase/epimerase; amino-acid sequence: MRISISNVAWETTHDEQVCAILQRHGIDAIDIAPGKYFSDFAAVRPEQVERVSSWWSERGIEIIGMQSLLYGTQGLNLFSEPVIQQRMLEHLQDVCRIGDALNARRLVFGSPRNRDRSGLSDQQAFDKATSFFRRLGDIAHRYEVTICLEPNPECYGSNFMTSSVDTAAVVEAVAHPSIKMQFDTGALSINREIPSTICSKFWSLIGHVHASEPQLVPVGTGATDHTASATALHEFLSDAPVTIEMLTTSTDDPIAAVEASVEFVVACYGTSAVDD
- a CDS encoding pyridine nucleotide transhydrogenase, coding for MNALGRRGLIGHTGFVGTTLKKQHRFDSFFRSSDIDSIANQDFDLLVCAGASAKKWLANQQPEEDRAKIGKLISALSSVRCRRFVLISTVDVFLDPLGVDEFSSVETVGLHPYGLNRRELEEFAEQQFPSTFIVRLPGLVGPGLRKNIIYDIYHQNEISKVDSRGVFQFYPMVNLWADLQRVMALDLKLVHLTAEPISVSEVSEDGFGIAFENHAVEYPLSYDFQTAYAAQMGGCGRYTYSKRETLQAVRSYAQTELRDAPVTGENE
- a CDS encoding FAD-dependent oxidoreductase yields the protein MAAESACVIGGGFYGVVIALYLKLVRRVEIVEIYERELILLSRASFVNQARVHGGYHYPRSFTTAFRSRQNLTRFCSDWTDCIYTDFQKYYALSRRNSKITPLQFRRFCDQIGAPMQEAEPEISQLFNPSLIEAVYKVQEYAFDAQKLRSWADCELVKAGVICHIGHLVVDPSSDLGNTVRVSTRERTGALESRSYSIAFNCTYSGLSQVEVDQGSGRLRLKHEIAELALIDPPPELEHIGVTVMDGPFFSTMPFPAKDCHSLSHVRYTPHSFWVDQHGLSPYEVLGQSELKTRVDRMIRDASRYLPALAKSRYRESLFEVKTVLEKNESDDGRPILFRESTLTSGLYSVLGGKLDNIYDILESIDELPRLR